Proteins encoded together in one Marinobacter sp. Arc7-DN-1 window:
- the yegQ gene encoding tRNA 5-hydroxyuridine modification protein YegQ, with amino-acid sequence MNTPELLAPAGTPEHLETAFAYGADAVYAGQPRYSLRVRNNSFKDVAALGSGIARAHELGKQFYLVSNIAPHNNKVRSYLKDLEPVLEQKPDALIMSDPGLIMLVREKWPDQPIHLSVQANAVNWATVEFWRRQGISRVILSRELALDEIREIRDRVPDMELEVFVHGALCMAYSGRCLLSGYMNHRDANQGACTNACRWNYKEVQHSHDQTGDLIATCSGGVQDVEPKELLLEEPNRPGGFIPAYEDEHGTYIMNSKDLRAVQHVAELTKMGVHSLKIEGRTKSTYYVARTTQVYRRAIDEAVHGKPFDMNLMDELEALSNRGYTEGFLRRHVPREYQTYEQGSSFLGTQQVVGTITDADDRWLTIDVKNKFAPGDQLELINPAGNIRFSADIMENRNGETMEYAPGSGHIVRIPKPEHLPKSLDFTYLTRILPASE; translated from the coding sequence ATGAACACCCCGGAACTGCTTGCCCCCGCAGGCACCCCTGAACACCTCGAAACCGCCTTCGCCTACGGTGCGGATGCCGTCTACGCCGGCCAGCCCCGCTACTCCCTGAGAGTAAGGAACAACAGTTTCAAGGATGTTGCAGCCCTCGGCTCCGGAATCGCAAGAGCCCATGAACTTGGCAAACAGTTCTACCTTGTCTCCAACATAGCACCTCACAACAACAAGGTACGCAGCTATCTGAAAGACCTGGAGCCGGTACTGGAACAAAAACCCGATGCCCTGATCATGTCTGACCCCGGACTGATCATGCTGGTGCGGGAAAAATGGCCGGACCAGCCCATACACCTCTCGGTGCAGGCCAACGCCGTTAACTGGGCAACTGTGGAGTTCTGGCGCAGACAGGGCATCAGCCGGGTAATCCTTTCCAGAGAACTGGCTCTTGACGAAATTCGCGAGATCCGCGACCGGGTCCCGGACATGGAACTGGAAGTCTTCGTGCACGGCGCCCTGTGCATGGCCTACTCCGGCCGCTGCCTGCTCTCCGGCTACATGAACCACCGGGACGCCAACCAGGGCGCCTGCACCAACGCCTGCCGCTGGAACTACAAGGAAGTCCAGCACAGCCATGACCAGACCGGCGACCTGATCGCCACCTGCAGCGGCGGTGTGCAAGACGTGGAGCCAAAAGAGCTCCTGCTGGAAGAGCCCAATCGCCCCGGAGGCTTCATCCCCGCCTACGAGGACGAACACGGCACCTACATCATGAACTCGAAAGACCTGAGGGCCGTCCAGCACGTAGCGGAACTGACCAAAATGGGAGTCCACTCCCTGAAAATCGAAGGCCGCACCAAAAGCACCTACTACGTAGCCCGCACCACCCAGGTGTACCGCCGGGCCATCGACGAGGCCGTACACGGCAAGCCCTTTGACATGAACCTGATGGACGAACTCGAAGCCCTCTCCAACCGCGGCTACACCGAAGGCTTCCTCCGCCGGCACGTACCCCGGGAATACCAGACCTACGAACAGGGCTCATCGTTCCTCGGCACCCAGCAGGTTGTAGGCACCATAACGGATGCGGATGACCGATGGCTGACCATCGACGTGAAAAACAAATTCGCCCCAGGCGACCAACTGGAACTGATCAACCCGGCCGGTAATATTCGTTTCTCCGCTGATATCATGGAAAACCGGAACGGCGAAACCATGGAGTATGCCCCGGGCAGTGGCCATATCGTGAGAATTCCGAAACCAGAACATTTGCCAAAATCTCTGGATTTCACCTACCTGACCAGAATCCTTCCCGCCAGCGAATAG
- the sufB gene encoding Fe-S cluster assembly protein SufB: MATTDTEVNELIKREYEYGFVTDIESDTFEPGLNEDVIARLSGLKKEPEWMLEWRLKAYRRWLEMDEPDWAHVGYPKIDYNSISYYSAPKRPEDMPQSLDEVDPELLKTYEKLGIPLHEREKLAGVAVDAVFDSVSVATTFKEPLAKAGVIFCSISEAVRDYPELVQKYLGTVVPHGDNFFAALNSAVFSDGTFVYVPKGVRCPMELSTYFRINAANTGQFERTLIIAEDSSYVSYLEGCTAPMRDENQLHAAVVELVALDDAQIKYSTVQNWYPGDEEGKGGIFNFVTKRGACIGKNSKISWTQVETGSAVTWKYPSCVLRGDNSVGEFYSVALTNNYQQADTGTKMIHLGKNTSSTIISKGISAGKSSNAYRGLVKFGPGAEGARNFTQCDSLLIGDRCGAHTFPYIESKNKSAIVEHEATTSKVSDEQMFLCRQRGIDPEQAVSMIVNGFCKEVFRELPMEFAVEAGKLLEVSLEGSVG, translated from the coding sequence ATGGCGACCACCGACACCGAGGTGAACGAGCTGATCAAACGGGAATACGAGTACGGATTCGTAACAGACATTGAATCCGACACGTTCGAACCCGGCCTTAATGAAGACGTTATCGCCCGCCTTTCCGGCCTCAAGAAAGAACCGGAATGGATGCTGGAGTGGCGCCTGAAAGCCTACCGTCGCTGGCTCGAGATGGACGAGCCGGACTGGGCCCACGTGGGCTACCCGAAAATCGATTACAACTCGATTTCGTACTATTCCGCGCCCAAGCGCCCCGAAGACATGCCCCAGAGCCTGGACGAGGTGGATCCGGAACTGCTGAAAACCTACGAAAAGCTGGGCATCCCCCTCCACGAGCGCGAAAAGCTGGCTGGCGTAGCCGTCGATGCCGTATTCGATTCCGTTTCCGTCGCGACCACTTTCAAGGAGCCCCTCGCCAAAGCCGGCGTGATTTTCTGCTCCATCTCCGAGGCCGTCCGCGATTATCCGGAGCTGGTACAGAAGTATCTGGGCACCGTGGTACCCCACGGCGACAACTTCTTTGCCGCACTGAATTCGGCGGTCTTCTCCGACGGCACCTTCGTGTATGTGCCCAAGGGCGTGCGCTGCCCCATGGAGCTGTCCACCTACTTCCGCATCAACGCAGCCAACACCGGCCAGTTCGAGCGCACCCTGATCATCGCCGAAGACAGCAGCTACGTGAGCTACCTCGAGGGCTGCACCGCGCCCATGCGGGACGAAAACCAGCTGCACGCGGCCGTGGTTGAGCTGGTGGCCCTGGACGATGCCCAGATCAAATACTCCACCGTGCAGAACTGGTACCCGGGCGACGAAGAAGGCAAGGGCGGCATCTTTAACTTCGTGACCAAGCGCGGCGCCTGCATCGGCAAGAACTCCAAAATCTCCTGGACCCAGGTCGAGACCGGTTCAGCGGTAACCTGGAAGTACCCGAGCTGCGTACTGCGCGGCGACAACAGCGTGGGCGAATTCTATTCCGTGGCGCTGACCAATAATTACCAGCAGGCCGACACCGGCACCAAGATGATCCACCTGGGCAAGAATACCTCCAGCACCATCATCTCCAAGGGTATCTCCGCCGGCAAGAGCTCCAACGCCTATCGCGGGCTGGTGAAATTCGGCCCCGGCGCGGAAGGCGCGCGCAACTTCACCCAGTGTGATTCGCTGCTCATTGGCGACCGCTGCGGCGCGCACACCTTCCCGTACATAGAGAGCAAGAACAAGTCCGCCATTGTCGAGCACGAGGCCACCACGTCCAAGGTCAGCGATGAGCAGATGTTCCTCTGCCGCCAGCGTGGTATCGATCCGGAGCAGGCCGTGTCCATGATCGTGAACGGCTTCTGCAAGGAGGTGTTCAGGGAACTGCCGATGGAGTTCGCTGTCGAGGCCGGCAAGCTGCTCGAAGTGAGCCTCGAAGGGTCCGTTGGTTAA